GCGCCAGCGCCATCGTCACCAACCGGGGTGGCCGCACCTGCCACGCCGCCATCATTGCCCGCGAACTCGGCATTCCCGCCGTGGTGGGCTGCGGCGATGCCACCGAAAAGCTCAAGACCGGCACCCTGGTGACGGTGAGCTGCTCGGAGGGCGACACCGGCTTCATCTACGACGGCCTGCTGGAAACCGAGGTCACCGAGGTCTCGCGCGGCACCATGCCCGAGATCAAGACCAAGATCATGATGAACGTGGGCAACCCCCAGCTGGCGTTTGACTTCTGCCAGTTGCCCAACCAGGGCGTGGGCCTGGCCCGGCTGGAGTTCATCATCAACAACAACATCGGCGTGCACCCCAAGGCCATCCTGGACTACCCGAACATCGACAACGACCTGAAAAAGGCAGTCGAGTCGGTAGCCCGCGGCCACGCTTCGCCGCGTGCCTTCTACGTCGACAAGGTCACCGAGGGTGTGGCCACCATCGCCGCCGCGTTCTGGCCCAAACCGGTCATCGTGCGCCTGTCGGACTTCAAGTCCAATGAGTACCGCAAGCTGATCGGCGGCAGCCGCTACGAGCCCGAAGAAGAAAACCCCATGCTGGGCTTCCGCGGTGCGGCGCGCTACATCAGCGCCGACTTTGGTGAAGCCTTTGCCATGGAATGCGCGGCATTGCGCCGCGTGCGCCTGGATATGGGCCTGACCAATGTGCAGGTCATGGTGCCGTTCGTGCGCACCCTGGGCCAGGCCGAAAAGGTCACCCAGTTGCTGGCCCAGCACGGCCTGCAGCGTGGCCAGGATGGCCTGAAGATCATCATGATGTGCGAAGTGCCGAGCAACGCCATCCTGGCCGATGAGTTCCTGCAGTACTTCGACGGCTTCTCCATCGGCTCCAACGACCTGACCCAGCTCACCCTGGGCCTGGACCGCGATTCCGGCCTGGAGCTGCTGGCTGCCGACTTCGACGAGCGCGACCCTGCCGTCAAGGCCCTGTTGAGCCGCGCCATCGCGGCCTGCAAGGCGCAGGGCAAGTACGTCGGCATCTGCGGCCAGGGCCCCAGCGACCACCCCGACTTCGCCCAGTGGCTGGCCGACCAGGGCATCGAGTCGATTTCGCTGAACCCGGACAGCGTGGTGGCGACCTGGAAGCAACTCGCAGGCTAAGCCAGGCTAGGGCTGTTGCGGATACGCCCCTTCGCCCAACTGGGCTAGGATGGAAAACCCTGTGGGCTTCGGCCCCCGGGGTTTTCTTTTTTTATGACTGACCCACTGTGTTTGCCCCTCCCTCTGTCACCACTCCCACCTTTACCCGCCTGCGCATGCTGCTGCTGCTGCTGTGGGCGTTGCTGTCGTTTGGCGTGGTGTTTTTTGCGAGGGACCTGACCTGGGTGGTGGCGGGCTGGCCGCTGAACTACTGGTTTTGCGCCCAGGGCGTGGTGCTGTGCTACTTGCTGATCGTGGTGGTGTATGCCTGGCGCCGCCGCCACGACGGCGCGGATGCCGAGCCTGGCCAGGTGTTGCCGTCGCGGCGCCGTCTGCACCGTAATTTTGGGCTGTACGTGGTGTGCCTGCTGGCGTTTCTGGGGCTGATGGCCTGGGCCGAAAGCCGGGGCATGTCGCGCTACTGGATCGGGGGCATCTTTTTGTTTGCCACCTTTGGGCTGTACGCCAGCATCGGCATCTACTGCCGCACCTCCGACCCGGCCGAATACTACGTGGCCGGGCGGCGCATTCCGCCCATCTACAACGGCATGGCCACGGCGGCCGACTGGATGAGCGCGGCATCTTTCATCAGCCTGGCCGGGGGCTTGTACCTGAACGGGTTTTCCGGCTCCAACGGCCAGCCGGGTGGGCTGGCCTACATCATGGGTTGGACCGGCGGCTTTTGCCTGGTGGGGCTGCTGATTGCGCCACGCCTGCGCCGCATGCAGCTCTACACCGTGCCCGATTTTTTTGGTGTGCGCTATGGTGGCCGCTGGCCGCGCTGGATTGCTGCCGGGGCGGCGGTGCTGTGCTCTTTCACCTACGTGGTGGCGCAGATTTACGCGGTGGGGTTGATCACCTCGCGCCTGACCGGGGTGCAGTTCGAGATCGGCATTCTGCTGGGGCTGGGTGGGGTGCTGGTGTGCTCTTTTCTGGGCGGTATGCGGGCGGTGACCTGGACGCAGGTGGCGCAGTACGTAATTTTGATCCTGGCATTTTTGATTCCGGTGTCCTGGCTGGCGTACAAGCAGCTCGGCAACCCGCTGGCCCCGCTGGAATACGGCCAGCAGTTGCCGAAGATTGCAGCACTGGAGCAGCAACTCATCGAGTCGCCTTCCGAGCGCGAAGTACAGGCCATTTACGCCCAGCGTGCCGCCCATTTTGGCAACATGCTGGAGGACGTGCCCCGCACCCTGGTGCTGGAGCGTGCCGCTGCGCAGGCCCGGCTGCGCCAGCTCCAGGCCGAGCGGGCCGACCCGTCCCTGGTGCGCAAGGCCGGGCGTGAACTGGCCGCTTTGCCCAAGGACGAGGCCACCGCGCGCGAACTCTGGAGCCACGCCCGGCAGGACAACCTGGAGCGCGCCCAGCCGCTGGCGGGCATGTCGCCCCACGCCCAGGTTTTTAACGGCAAGCCCGACGGCACCGCCGCCGAGCGCGATAGCTTCAACAGCTCCCGGTTGAACTTTTTAGCCCTGATTTTTTGCCTGATGACCGGCACCGCCGCACTGCCGCATTTGCTCACACGCTACTACACCACGCCCTCGGTGGCGGAGGCCCGCAGTTCGGT
This sequence is a window from Rhodoferax sp. WC2427. Protein-coding genes within it:
- a CDS encoding VC_2705 family sodium/solute symporter, coding for MLLLLLWALLSFGVVFFARDLTWVVAGWPLNYWFCAQGVVLCYLLIVVVYAWRRRHDGADAEPGQVLPSRRRLHRNFGLYVVCLLAFLGLMAWAESRGMSRYWIGGIFLFATFGLYASIGIYCRTSDPAEYYVAGRRIPPIYNGMATAADWMSAASFISLAGGLYLNGFSGSNGQPGGLAYIMGWTGGFCLVGLLIAPRLRRMQLYTVPDFFGVRYGGRWPRWIAAGAAVLCSFTYVVAQIYAVGLITSRLTGVQFEIGILLGLGGVLVCSFLGGMRAVTWTQVAQYVILILAFLIPVSWLAYKQLGNPLAPLEYGQQLPKIAALEQQLIESPSEREVQAIYAQRAAHFGNMLEDVPRTLVLERAAAQARLRQLQAERADPSLVRKAGRELAALPKDEATARELWSHARQDNLERAQPLAGMSPHAQVFNGKPDGTAAERDSFNSSRLNFLALIFCLMTGTAALPHLLTRYYTTPSVAEARSSVAWSLFFIALLYLAAPALAVLVKFEVMSQLVGQSFDKLPTWIAQWAQVDPSLLQVTDVNGDHILQFAELRLGADLVMLATPELGGLPYVVSGLVAAGGLAAALSTADGLLLTMGNALAHDLYFRGARDKADPMVRVLLSKFALLLLALAAAYVAAQKPADILALVSASFSLAAAAFFPAMVAGLFWQRTTRRAAVAGMLTGLGVTLWYMLVNVPLVRGWLGWGGSGLWWGIQPISAGVFGLPAGALVVWLVSLLQPEPVLVPERGL